AAAAGCAGAGCTATTATCGCAACAAGAATTGTTTAATCAGGGCATGGCTCATGAGCTTCGCACACCTTTGCAAGTGATGAAAAATTCTGTTGAGCTTTTAACTGCATCTTATCCTGATTTGGCAGGTACTGGCGCTATACAAAGACTTGAGAAATCGATGAGTCGAATGAATCGGCTTAGCAGTGGTTTGTTATGGCTAACCTCAGAGCAGCCATTCAGCGGTACTACGAATGTCACTAAGACAATAAAGCAAGCCATACTGCAGTTAGGTGATGTATGTAAAGTTCACGGTATCTCTACTGAACTGAGATTAGACAACAACTATGACGTTGCAATGCCAGAAGAGGTACTAGAGCTTATTATTTTTAACCTGTTTAATAATGTAGTTCATCACGGCAAAGCAGAGGGAACAAACGTTATTTGGCATGTAGAGGCCAAAAACAAACGACTTGTTTTTTCAAATTTAGCGGCAGAGCAACCTGAATATCAGCTGCAAGAGCAGCATTTTGGGGTTGGATTAGCCTTAGTATCACGCCTTACCAAACGCTTCTCGTTAGTCGCTTCTTATCAAACTAATCAAAACAAATTCAGCGCTATTATCTCTCTGGTTTAGTTTTGGCTTAGCCCAGTTTACTTTCAATTTACCTTTAGTCGTTAAGCTAACAAACGTAGTTAACTCTTCTATGAATGTTAAGACTTATCTACTTAAGTTGGCTGTAGATATTGCCAAATATTGCAGCTGGGCGTTTAAACACATTTATAGGTAAATTATGGAAGCATTAACGGTGCATGATGCAGTGCAACTAATCAGGCTAAATGAGGATGCAATTTCAACCCAGTTTCAAGTTTGGCTAACCATTACGTTTTCAACCATAGTCGCAACGTTTGCTGGCAGGAGTTTATTGACAAGGAAGACCAAATGGTTAGTAACGTTACTTTATCTATTAGCTTCAATGGCAACGCTCTCTTCTAGTATTTATTTAGCGGAAAGCAATGCGCGAATAGTCAGCACAGTTGAAGGACTAAGTAGTTTGTTTTCACCACCAATATTTGCTGGCACAGCTTACTTGTTGCTTTTTATCGCGGGCATAACGACAACCGTTTACTTTATTCATATGAAAATAGGTGAATTGCTACAAGCTCCTACTTAATGAATGGTATTGAGTAGGGTATTGGCTGGCATAGAAGCGAAGTTGTTAGTTTCTCCATACTAAGTTAGATCACGCTAGGTTGATATTAACGAGATTAATTCAACTTATACTCGCTATCAAAATTGGGCTGTCAAAATTGCAACCCACCGTGAATCGCCATTCTAAGCGGCGCTCGCCACACACTAGCTGATAACTTAACTGGTTGTACAAGTTGGATGTTCTGGTACAATCAGTCTGAATTAAAGAAGCAGGCAATTGAGGCTAAGAAAAAAATGGTAATAAAAGCACAGAGTCCAGCAGGTTTTGCAGAGCAGTACATTGTTGAATCTATCTGGAATGGTGGCTTTCCTCCAGGCTCAATTTTACCCGCAGAGCGCGAACTTTCTGAACTTATTGGTGTTACTCGTACAACTTTACGAGAAGTGTTACAGCGATTAGCACGCGATGGCTGGCTAACGATTAAGCACGGTAAACCAACAAGAGTAAATAACTTCTGGGAAACATCTAGCCTTAACATTCTTGAAACCTTAGCACAGCTTGATCACGAAGGTATTCCAGAGCTAGTTGATAACTTAATGTCAGCGCGCACTAATATTAGCGCAATTTATGTGCGTGGTGCGATTAAGAACAATCCTGAAAAAACCATTGAGCTATTAGAAGCATACAAAGAAGTTGAAGATGACGGTGAAAAGTTTGCTGACTTCGATTATCGACTTAACAAAGAGCTGGTAATGGCGTCGGGCAACTCTATTTACTTGCTGATCTTAAATGGCTTCAGAGGGCTGTATTCTCGCTTGGGTGGCTTATATTTCCAACACCCAAGAGGTCGAGAAATTTCTCGTGGCTACTACCAGCGTTTAATCGATTTAGCTAAGGCAGGCAAATTTGACGAATCAGTATTTGCGGTGCGTAAATACGGTGTTGAATCTGGCCAATTATGGCTTGAATTGAAAGATGAAGTGTTAAAAGAACTCGCTGAATAAAACGCATTAGTTCCAATAAAAAAACGGGTAAAGGCTTAGCCTTTACCCGTTTTTTTTATGGGCAAATGTAAATAAATATTTCATTGTGATAAGTGGTTGGTTAATGGTGATAAACGGTGTTTATTTATGGGTATAGTACCTCTAAAGTTTAATGGAATGACTAAAATATCAACGATGAGCTAAGCTGTTAAAGGACTCTGTTGATTTAGTAAAGGAATGAACATGACTAAAAGAATCACCATTTTTGGCGCAGCATTTGTGCTTATACAATTTCTCGGTGGTAGTGCGCTTGCAGAGAAAATAGACGAGTGCAATACCGATACGTGTATCAACTACTTCGAACAATACAGAAAGGCCGCCAAGCGCGGACACTCACTGGCGATGCTGACGTTAGGTCAGTTTTATCATCATGGTTATGGCACACCTAAAAACGAAAAAATGGCGTTAAAGTTTTTCAAAAAAGCTGCCCGTGCTGGTTATACATCAGCACAATTTAAAGCTGGTTATATTTATATGACTAGCAAGGACTTGCAAGATCTAGATAAAGCTCAAGATTACCTAGAAAAAGCAGCAAAATATGAGTATGACGGTGCCGACTTCCTCTTAGGTATGATGTACTTAGATGAAAAATATGGCGTTCAAGACTTGGCTAAAGCTGACAATCATTTCGCCAATGCTTATCAAAGAAAACACGAGCAACTACCTAATGTGGTGAAGTTTATTAATGCCAAATATGAGTCGCCGGATAAAGCCTTTCCTGAACTTTACAGTTTGTTGAATCAAAAGCCGCTCGTGACCAATGAAAATGGTGAATTGGCGTGGTATGACGATGGTGTAGAGGTTATCACCATTACTTCTCCGCCTTTACAAACAACGTTTAATCGACAGTTGGTCACTTTTCGCAAAGCCATTAAATCAAC
The nucleotide sequence above comes from Thalassotalea euphylliae. Encoded proteins:
- a CDS encoding tetratricopeptide repeat protein codes for the protein MTKRITIFGAAFVLIQFLGGSALAEKIDECNTDTCINYFEQYRKAAKRGHSLAMLTLGQFYHHGYGTPKNEKMALKFFKKAARAGYTSAQFKAGYIYMTSKDLQDLDKAQDYLEKAAKYEYDGADFLLGMMYLDEKYGVQDLAKADNHFANAYQRKHEQLPNVVKFINAKYESPDKAFPELYSLLNQKPLVTNENGELAWYDDGVEVITITSPPLQTTFNRQLVTFRKAIKSTGTRFKGKTCVERLTCLQRAEIADATDFRHLFLDGFSGNAYAQ
- a CDS encoding sensor histidine kinase, whose product is MKKTPTRTLFSRLVTIISGLTFSIVVLFTAATLLITYSFEDALFNDRLALAHAKVKEGEALPYNIQLVDSLGELAPNLVQQLRYFEFDQSSEFGEFSVEQRHYHYLTTAQGTLLYDTTDVSVVDKALNDVLLILLVLLIPTVLLTFWVANVSARYALKPFSQLSHIFTHAEYSSQQGNELIEELKEQDVKHIALELQQALQQKAELLSQQELFNQGMAHELRTPLQVMKNSVELLTASYPDLAGTGAIQRLEKSMSRMNRLSSGLLWLTSEQPFSGTTNVTKTIKQAILQLGDVCKVHGISTELRLDNNYDVAMPEEVLELIIFNLFNNVVHHGKAEGTNVIWHVEAKNKRLVFSNLAAEQPEYQLQEQHFGVGLALVSRLTKRFSLVASYQTNQNKFSAIISLV
- the fadR gene encoding fatty acid metabolism transcriptional regulator FadR, encoding MVIKAQSPAGFAEQYIVESIWNGGFPPGSILPAERELSELIGVTRTTLREVLQRLARDGWLTIKHGKPTRVNNFWETSSLNILETLAQLDHEGIPELVDNLMSARTNISAIYVRGAIKNNPEKTIELLEAYKEVEDDGEKFADFDYRLNKELVMASGNSIYLLILNGFRGLYSRLGGLYFQHPRGREISRGYYQRLIDLAKAGKFDESVFAVRKYGVESGQLWLELKDEVLKELAE